The following proteins are co-located in the Spinactinospora alkalitolerans genome:
- a CDS encoding sulfite exporter TauE/SafE family protein — protein MTMAILFGLLIGLLLGLLGAGGSILAVPALVFGVGMGLHEAIPASLVVVGASALAGLIPRLRQQVIRWPVALVFGAAGLPAAFAGTAVGRLLPERWLMLGFAVLMVAVAVRMLRSQTEHGGACRTRAGGINWRSCLPKALAAGAAVGFLTGLFGVGGGFVIVPALVLLLGLTTTEAVATSLVIVAINAASGLAAHAGAAADLDYTVIAAFAAAAMAASLAAGRIANKIPAKPLRRGFAGVVLTVAAGVAGTALLAPHLLTA, from the coding sequence ATGACCATGGCGATACTGTTCGGCCTGCTCATCGGGCTACTGCTCGGACTGCTCGGAGCGGGCGGATCCATCCTCGCTGTGCCAGCGCTGGTCTTTGGTGTGGGGATGGGGCTGCACGAGGCCATCCCCGCCTCCCTCGTCGTGGTCGGCGCCTCCGCCCTGGCCGGACTGATTCCACGACTGCGCCAGCAGGTGATTCGCTGGCCCGTCGCCCTGGTCTTCGGCGCCGCAGGACTGCCCGCCGCCTTCGCCGGAACCGCGGTCGGCCGACTCCTGCCCGAGCGCTGGCTCATGCTCGGTTTCGCCGTACTCATGGTCGCCGTCGCCGTGCGCATGCTCCGTAGCCAAACCGAGCACGGCGGTGCGTGCCGCACCCGAGCCGGCGGGATCAACTGGCGCAGCTGTCTGCCCAAGGCGCTCGCGGCCGGCGCGGCCGTCGGTTTCCTCACCGGGCTGTTCGGTGTCGGCGGTGGCTTCGTCATTGTTCCCGCCCTCGTCCTGCTGCTGGGGTTGACCACCACCGAGGCCGTCGCCACCTCCCTGGTCATCGTCGCCATCAACGCGGCCTCGGGCCTGGCCGCGCACGCCGGAGCCGCAGCCGACCTGGACTACACCGTCATCGCGGCCTTCGCCGCCGCGGCCATGGCCGCCTCTCTTGCCGCTGGCCGCATAGCGAACAAGATTCCCGCAAAGCCGCTGCGCAGGGGGTTCGCCGGAGTGGTGCTGACGGTGGCCGCCGGAGTGGCCGGTACGGCGCTGCTGGCGCCCCATCTGCTCACAGCCTGA
- a CDS encoding metal-sensitive transcriptional regulator — protein MDMSPELVGDALTRLRRAQGQLIGVISMIEEGEDCAAVLTQLAAVSRALDRAGFKIVASGMRHCQAARERGEEPPMTEQELEKLFLSLA, from the coding sequence ATGGACATGTCCCCGGAGTTGGTGGGCGATGCCCTCACCCGACTGCGCCGTGCCCAGGGCCAGCTGATCGGTGTGATCTCGATGATCGAGGAGGGCGAGGACTGCGCGGCGGTGCTCACCCAACTCGCGGCGGTCTCCCGTGCGCTGGACCGGGCGGGCTTCAAGATCGTGGCCAGCGGGATGCGGCACTGCCAGGCCGCACGCGAGCGGGGAGAGGAACCGCCGATGACCGAACAGGAGCTGGAGAAGCTCTTCCTCTCTTTGGCCTGA
- a CDS encoding carbohydrate ABC transporter permease has protein sequence MSTSKEEVGVKASPSAPAPAAPAPPAERGRPRRTSRSTILVTGILTVVSLYFLVPIYWIVVAATKTTEDLFSTNGFWFAPEINLWQNLVQVFTYDGGIFLRWFANSVLYVGVGGLIATYFAAAGGYALAKYAFRGRELVFGLVLGGVLVPATATALPLFLLFSELGLTNTYWSVLIPSVVSPFGFFLCRIYATATVPDSVIEAARIDGAGEMRIFHTLGLRAMVPAMVTVFLFQLVGIWNNYFLPLVMLADQDLYPITLGLNNWYSQVQRLPEFYQLTTGGVLVSIVPLIAAMLVLQRFWRGGFTDGAVKE, from the coding sequence GTGAGCACCTCGAAGGAAGAAGTGGGTGTGAAGGCCTCCCCGAGCGCCCCGGCCCCCGCGGCCCCCGCCCCGCCCGCCGAGCGCGGCCGGCCCCGCCGCACCTCGCGGTCGACGATCCTGGTCACCGGGATCCTGACCGTCGTCAGCCTGTACTTCCTCGTCCCGATCTACTGGATCGTGGTGGCGGCCACCAAGACCACCGAGGACCTGTTCTCCACCAACGGCTTCTGGTTCGCCCCGGAGATCAACCTCTGGCAGAACCTCGTCCAGGTCTTCACCTACGACGGCGGGATATTCCTGCGGTGGTTCGCCAACAGCGTCCTCTACGTCGGCGTGGGCGGCCTGATCGCCACCTACTTCGCAGCGGCGGGCGGGTACGCGCTGGCCAAGTACGCCTTCCGCGGGCGCGAGCTCGTCTTCGGGCTGGTCCTCGGCGGCGTGCTGGTTCCGGCCACGGCCACGGCGCTGCCGCTGTTCCTGCTGTTCAGCGAGCTGGGACTGACCAACACCTACTGGAGCGTGCTGATCCCCTCGGTGGTGTCGCCCTTCGGCTTCTTCCTGTGCCGGATCTACGCCACCGCCACCGTGCCGGACTCGGTCATCGAGGCGGCGCGGATCGACGGCGCCGGTGAGATGCGCATCTTCCACACTCTGGGGCTGCGCGCCATGGTCCCGGCCATGGTGACCGTCTTCCTGTTCCAGCTCGTCGGAATCTGGAACAACTACTTCCTGCCGCTGGTCATGCTCGCCGACCAGGACCTGTATCCGATCACGTTGGGCCTGAACAACTGGTACAGCCAGGTCCAGCGCCTGCCGGAGTTCTACCAGCTCACCACCGGCGGGGTCCTGGTCTCGATCGTGCCGCTGATCGCCGCCATGCTCGTCCTGCAGCGGTTCTGGCGCGGCGGGTTCACCGACGGCGCGGTCAAGGAGTAG
- a CDS encoding MBL fold metallo-hydrolase, whose product MTAGIDVQVIDTSSLGDRSYLATDGEVALVVDPQRDIDRIIALAGRLGVRITHVLETHVHNDYVSGGLELSRLTGATYAMAAADEVPFQRMPLADGDLVEVSPRMRMRAIATPGHTFHHLSYGLEGPQGAEGVFTGGSLLFGTTGRTDLLGHEHAETLARHQHASAHKLADLLPEGAQVWPTHGFGSFCSATQAEGDASTVGRERELNPALRLAAEEFVTQTLSGLDAYPAYYAHMGVTNLAGPEPVDLRAPTTADPLQLRRRLEAGEWVVDLRNRKAYVRAHLAGTVSLALDGPMATWLGWMIDWGAPLTLLGETIEQVATAQRELVRIGIDRVAAAATGTPEELAAEPDQVRTMATADFAALSAALEGEAPDGLPAPEVVLDVRMGNEWNASHVVGAVHLPLPELPHRIDEVPEGAVWVHCGSGYRATAAASLLARAGRHVVVVDDAFDTAVDKGVPLTTPA is encoded by the coding sequence ATGACTGCCGGAATCGACGTCCAGGTGATCGATACGTCCTCACTGGGCGACCGCAGCTACCTGGCCACCGACGGCGAGGTCGCGCTGGTGGTCGACCCCCAGCGCGACATCGACCGCATCATCGCACTGGCAGGACGCCTGGGAGTGCGCATCACCCACGTGCTGGAGACCCACGTCCACAACGACTACGTCTCCGGTGGGCTGGAACTGTCCCGGCTGACCGGCGCGACCTACGCGATGGCGGCCGCCGACGAGGTCCCCTTCCAGCGGATGCCGCTGGCCGACGGCGACCTGGTGGAGGTCTCCCCGCGTATGCGGATGCGGGCCATCGCCACCCCCGGACACACCTTCCACCACCTGTCCTACGGGCTGGAAGGCCCCCAGGGAGCTGAAGGGGTGTTCACCGGCGGTTCGCTGCTGTTCGGCACCACCGGGCGCACCGACCTGCTGGGCCACGAGCACGCCGAAACGCTGGCCCGACACCAGCACGCCTCCGCGCACAAACTCGCCGACCTGCTGCCCGAAGGGGCACAGGTGTGGCCCACCCACGGTTTTGGCAGCTTCTGCTCGGCCACCCAGGCCGAAGGGGACGCCTCCACCGTGGGACGGGAGAGGGAACTCAACCCGGCGCTGCGCCTGGCCGCCGAGGAGTTCGTCACCCAGACCCTGTCGGGTCTGGACGCCTACCCCGCCTACTACGCCCACATGGGGGTCACCAACCTCGCCGGTCCCGAACCGGTGGACCTGCGCGCCCCCACCACCGCGGACCCGCTACAGCTGCGTCGGCGTCTGGAGGCGGGCGAGTGGGTCGTGGACCTGCGCAACCGCAAGGCCTATGTGAGGGCGCACCTGGCCGGCACCGTCAGCCTGGCTTTGGACGGGCCGATGGCCACCTGGCTGGGCTGGATGATCGACTGGGGAGCCCCTCTCACCCTCCTGGGTGAGACCATCGAACAGGTCGCGACGGCCCAGCGCGAGCTGGTGCGCATCGGCATCGACCGTGTCGCCGCCGCGGCCACCGGCACCCCCGAGGAGCTCGCCGCCGAACCCGACCAGGTCCGCACCATGGCCACCGCCGACTTCGCCGCACTGTCCGCGGCCCTGGAGGGGGAAGCCCCCGACGGCCTGCCCGCGCCCGAGGTCGTGCTGGACGTGAGGATGGGCAACGAGTGGAACGCCTCCCACGTCGTCGGCGCCGTGCACCTCCCGCTGCCCGAGCTGCCCCACCGCATCGACGAGGTTCCCGAGGGAGCGGTGTGGGTCCACTGCGGCAGCGGCTACCGCGCCACCGCCGCGGCCTCGCTGCTGGCCCGCGCCGGCCGCCACGTGGTGGTCGTGGACGACGCCTTCGACACCGCGGTCGACAAGGGCGTCCCCCTCACCACTCCCGCATAG
- a CDS encoding DUF2243 domain-containing protein — MGTAAFIDEMVFHQLLHWHHFYDLSTSDVGLVSDGLFHAFSWFATVASLLMVAALRREHTFWGAAFTAGWLTGAGFFQLYDGLVQHKVMGIHQIRYGVNLVPYDVTWNVIAAVLLLAGIVLWIVTARRAGRSAKPTRAQA; from the coding sequence TTGGGCACCGCCGCCTTCATCGACGAGATGGTCTTTCACCAGCTCCTGCACTGGCACCACTTCTACGACCTGTCCACCAGCGACGTGGGACTGGTCTCGGACGGACTCTTCCACGCCTTCAGCTGGTTCGCCACCGTCGCCTCGCTGCTGATGGTCGCCGCGCTGCGCCGCGAACACACCTTCTGGGGCGCGGCCTTCACCGCCGGGTGGCTGACCGGGGCAGGGTTCTTCCAGCTCTACGACGGATTGGTCCAGCACAAGGTGATGGGCATACACCAGATCCGCTACGGCGTGAACCTGGTGCCCTACGACGTGACGTGGAACGTCATCGCCGCCGTCCTGCTCCTCGCTGGAATCGTGCTGTGGATCGTCACCGCACGACGCGCGGGCCGGTCCGCAAAACCCACCAGGGCCCAGGCCTGA
- a CDS encoding cytochrome c oxidase assembly protein codes for MDHHEHHVPGAAWLSPGESATALLLVTTLVAYAVAVAILHRRGTSWPVARTVSWAAGLLCVGVALVGPLTERAHHDFTVHMAGHVLLGMLGPLLLVLAAPITLALRVLPVRTTRPLARLLSSLPLAVLTNPFVAGVLNIGGLWVLYRTGLYTVMHTDPLVHALIHAHVLAAGYLFTFAVLGGPDPAPHRPSPPWRAAALVLAIAAHNILAKTLYAAPPEGVPAEQARAGAELMYYAGAPVEIALIFLVCRPWILPRRKASNAVGFEAV; via the coding sequence ATGGACCACCACGAACACCACGTCCCGGGGGCCGCCTGGCTCAGCCCGGGAGAATCGGCGACAGCGCTCCTGTTGGTGACCACCCTGGTGGCCTACGCGGTAGCGGTGGCGATCCTGCACAGGCGCGGCACCTCCTGGCCGGTCGCCCGCACTGTGTCCTGGGCGGCAGGCCTGCTGTGCGTGGGCGTGGCCCTGGTCGGCCCCTTGACCGAACGGGCCCACCACGACTTCACCGTCCACATGGCCGGACACGTCCTGTTGGGAATGCTGGGGCCGCTCCTGCTGGTGTTGGCGGCCCCGATCACCCTGGCCCTGCGGGTACTACCGGTGCGGACGACCCGCCCCCTCGCCCGGCTGCTGTCCTCACTTCCACTGGCGGTGCTGACGAACCCGTTCGTGGCAGGGGTGCTCAACATCGGCGGACTGTGGGTGCTCTACCGAACCGGCCTGTACACCGTGATGCACACCGATCCGTTGGTGCACGCTCTGATCCACGCGCACGTGCTGGCCGCCGGATACCTGTTCACCTTCGCCGTCCTGGGCGGCCCCGACCCGGCGCCGCACCGGCCCTCCCCGCCGTGGCGGGCAGCGGCGCTGGTCCTGGCGATCGCCGCGCACAACATCCTCGCCAAAACCCTCTATGCCGCCCCGCCCGAGGGGGTCCCCGCCGAACAGGCGCGCGCGGGGGCCGAGCTGATGTACTACGCGGGTGCGCCGGTGGAGATCGCGCTGATCTTCCTGGTGTGCCGCCCCTGGATCCTGCCACGCAGGAAGGCCTCGAACGCCGTTGGGTTCGAGGCCGTGTAG
- a CDS encoding DUF302 domain-containing protein, with the protein MSYQEAVPQVKEAFKAQGFGTLTEIDVQAPLKEKLGLDMEPYTILGACNPDLAHRALEAEREIGLLLPCNVVVRAHDGGVLVQALDPQVMVSVPERDALQPIAEEADTRIRAALNSLNPEGA; encoded by the coding sequence GTGTCCTACCAGGAAGCCGTGCCGCAAGTGAAGGAAGCCTTCAAGGCCCAGGGGTTCGGCACGTTGACCGAGATCGACGTACAGGCACCCCTGAAGGAGAAGCTGGGTTTGGACATGGAGCCCTACACGATCCTGGGCGCCTGCAACCCCGACCTCGCCCACCGGGCTCTGGAGGCCGAGCGGGAGATCGGGCTGCTCCTGCCCTGCAATGTGGTGGTGCGCGCTCATGATGGTGGTGTCCTCGTCCAGGCGCTGGACCCGCAGGTCATGGTGAGTGTGCCTGAGCGCGACGCACTCCAGCCCATTGCGGAGGAGGCCGACACCCGTATCCGGGCCGCTCTGAACTCACTGAACCCGGAAGGTGCCTGA
- a CDS encoding ethyl tert-butyl ether degradation protein EthD: MLVDLTFDRGSAMPETGGLENAAKLALTAFFWWRTDIQHEVCEAYWRDVHGIMFSRVPGLWQCRQLRLAANRPDLWPAVQGISLEAPEAAQPQGMSHGLFLSEADLAAFGRNPIAMETIPNDAHNFISRIGAQLSPPDSGRTLVDRINDPAMQGAPPVPTFVLCFVSRAGATSAETFHRYLTEHVARPWSGHPGVMRLRVEPLPPYEQSAMSSPGVAHQWPSDETYLGWIELAVRNEGVVGDLLEVTAADELGKQVRAVHTYPVREIYTIISAGRPTEVGLRGYPAVQTIIAAGADDQRGEAVLNLLFGDAVRGLDQLRPRT; the protein is encoded by the coding sequence GTGCTCGTCGACCTGACATTCGACCGAGGATCTGCGATGCCCGAGACGGGTGGCCTCGAAAACGCCGCCAAGCTGGCGTTGACGGCTTTCTTCTGGTGGCGCACCGATATCCAGCACGAAGTATGCGAGGCCTACTGGCGCGACGTACACGGGATCATGTTCTCCCGCGTACCGGGCCTGTGGCAGTGTCGACAGCTCCGCCTTGCAGCCAACCGTCCCGATCTCTGGCCAGCAGTCCAGGGCATCTCGCTTGAAGCGCCGGAAGCGGCTCAGCCTCAGGGCATGTCCCACGGGCTCTTCCTGTCCGAGGCCGACCTGGCCGCGTTCGGTCGCAATCCGATCGCGATGGAGACCATCCCCAACGACGCACACAACTTCATCAGCCGCATCGGTGCCCAGCTGTCGCCTCCGGACAGCGGCCGAACGCTTGTCGACCGCATCAACGATCCCGCTATGCAGGGCGCTCCCCCAGTGCCAACCTTTGTGCTCTGCTTCGTTTCAAGAGCGGGAGCCACGTCGGCCGAGACGTTCCATCGCTACCTGACCGAGCACGTTGCACGCCCGTGGAGCGGGCATCCAGGCGTCATGCGTTTACGCGTTGAGCCGCTTCCCCCTTACGAGCAGTCGGCAATGAGCTCGCCTGGTGTGGCGCACCAATGGCCGAGTGACGAGACCTACCTTGGCTGGATCGAGCTGGCGGTGCGCAACGAGGGCGTTGTCGGCGATCTCCTGGAGGTCACGGCCGCCGACGAACTTGGTAAACAGGTCAGGGCTGTCCATACCTACCCGGTACGTGAGATCTACACGATCATCTCCGCGGGACGGCCGACCGAGGTCGGTCTCCGCGGTTATCCGGCAGTGCAGACAATCATTGCCGCAGGCGCAGACGATCAGCGCGGTGAGGCCGTCCTGAATCTCCTCTTCGGCGATGCCGTACGCGGCCTGGATCAGCTCAGGCCGCGAACCTGA
- a CDS encoding glycoside hydrolase family 2 TIM barrel-domain containing protein — MTDLAYYEDFTPGAGGRTAPRARLCTDAPALDLSGRWRFRLWPTAEPGEETWREDYDDDAWDELPVPSHWVLHGDGAYGRPWYTNVRYPFPVDPPRVPTANPTGDHRRRFTVPAGGAWADADRVLLRFDGVESTYRVWLNGTEIGVGKGSRLVQEFDVTGALRSGENLLVVRVHQWSSASYLEDQDQWWLPGIFREVTLLARPAARLDDVWLRAEYDHTTGAGRVEAEIDAPAAAYPVVLSIPELGVEQRWERAEDVGAVDVGTVRPWSAETPRRYEAVVTATGERVRLHLGFRTVRIEGDRFLVNGRPVTFHGVNRHEIQADRGRVFDAEHARADLALMKRHNVNAIRTSHYPPHPGVLDLADELGFWVVDECDLETHGFEQAGWRDNPSDDPRWEQACLDRIRRTVERDKNHPSVVMWSLGNEAGTGRNLALMSAWVHRRDPDRPVHYEGDRTGDYTDVYSRMYPTLQECAAVGEESGPVRAAGPAQAARIRSRPFVLCEYVHAMGNGPGAISDYEELFDRYPRLHGGFVWEWRDHGLRTRTPEGTEYFAYGGDFGEPVHDGNFVMDGLVLSDDTPSPGLAEFAAVVAPVRLDLDPATGRITLSSRRHSADTADLRVAWSVQVDGAVTADGRVPVPVVAPGRRAEVDAPPALPAALREAGGGEVSVTLTAELAEATAWAPAGHRVAAHQVDCTAAPLRGGGPRPPAVRPPGPARSVRPAREGDVIAVGPARVDAVTGHLLRLGELEVSGAFPELWRAPTDNDRGTAPHAYEEADPALTDGAGTDAPSSAQRWRERGLDRLLHRTESVRIDGHRLVVRSRTGAAGTSLGVDVTVAYTSDGDEVFVHVDAVPTPGWDCTWPRLGIRLDLPGGLRRAEWFGTGPQESYPDSRRAALVGTYGAPIDELAVAYSRPQESGHRSQTRWVRLTGAAPGLAARSVGESRVGFTASRHTAQELAAAAHAHELPESTGVHLYLDAAQHGLGSRACGLDVLPRHALWPATRSFAVALKALPAD, encoded by the coding sequence GTGACCGACCTGGCCTACTACGAGGACTTCACCCCCGGCGCGGGCGGCCGCACCGCCCCGCGCGCCCGCCTGTGCACCGACGCCCCCGCCCTGGACCTCAGCGGCCGGTGGCGCTTCCGGCTCTGGCCCACGGCCGAGCCGGGGGAGGAGACGTGGCGCGAGGACTACGACGACGACGCCTGGGATGAGCTGCCCGTGCCGTCCCACTGGGTGCTGCACGGCGACGGGGCCTACGGGCGCCCCTGGTACACCAACGTCCGCTACCCCTTCCCGGTGGACCCGCCCCGCGTGCCGACGGCGAACCCCACCGGCGACCACCGCCGCCGCTTCACCGTGCCCGCCGGCGGGGCGTGGGCCGACGCGGACCGGGTGCTGCTGCGCTTCGACGGCGTGGAGTCCACCTACCGGGTGTGGCTCAACGGCACCGAGATCGGGGTGGGCAAGGGCAGTCGGCTGGTGCAGGAGTTCGACGTCACCGGCGCCCTGCGCAGCGGGGAGAACCTGCTGGTGGTGCGCGTGCACCAGTGGTCGTCGGCCAGCTACCTCGAAGACCAGGACCAGTGGTGGCTGCCCGGCATCTTCCGGGAGGTGACGCTCCTGGCCCGCCCCGCCGCCCGGCTGGACGACGTCTGGCTGCGCGCGGAGTACGACCACACCACGGGCGCCGGACGCGTCGAGGCCGAGATCGACGCCCCCGCGGCCGCCTACCCGGTGGTGCTGTCAATCCCCGAGCTGGGCGTGGAGCAGCGGTGGGAGCGCGCCGAGGACGTGGGCGCCGTCGACGTCGGCACGGTGCGGCCGTGGAGCGCCGAGACCCCCCGCCGCTACGAGGCGGTCGTCACCGCCACCGGGGAGCGGGTCCGCCTGCACCTGGGTTTCCGCACGGTGCGCATCGAGGGGGACCGGTTCCTCGTCAACGGCCGGCCGGTGACCTTCCACGGCGTCAACCGGCACGAGATCCAGGCCGATCGGGGCCGGGTCTTCGACGCCGAGCACGCGCGGGCCGACCTGGCGCTGATGAAGCGGCACAACGTCAACGCCATCCGCACCAGCCACTACCCGCCGCACCCCGGCGTGCTCGACCTGGCCGACGAGTTGGGCTTCTGGGTCGTCGACGAGTGCGACCTGGAGACCCACGGCTTCGAGCAGGCCGGCTGGCGCGACAACCCCAGCGACGACCCCCGGTGGGAGCAGGCCTGCCTCGACCGCATCCGCCGCACCGTCGAGCGGGACAAGAACCATCCCAGCGTGGTCATGTGGTCACTCGGCAACGAGGCCGGTACCGGGCGCAACCTCGCCCTGATGTCGGCCTGGGTGCACCGGCGCGACCCGGACCGCCCGGTGCACTACGAGGGCGACCGCACCGGGGACTACACCGACGTCTACTCCCGCATGTACCCCACGCTGCAGGAGTGCGCGGCCGTCGGCGAGGAGTCCGGCCCCGTACGGGCCGCCGGCCCCGCCCAGGCCGCCCGCATCCGCAGCCGTCCCTTCGTGCTGTGCGAGTACGTCCACGCGATGGGCAACGGCCCCGGCGCGATCAGCGACTACGAGGAGCTGTTCGACCGCTACCCGCGCCTGCACGGCGGTTTCGTCTGGGAATGGCGCGACCACGGCCTGCGCACGCGCACCCCCGAGGGCACCGAGTACTTCGCCTACGGCGGGGACTTCGGCGAACCGGTCCACGACGGCAACTTCGTCATGGACGGGCTCGTCCTGTCCGACGACACCCCTTCTCCGGGGCTGGCCGAGTTCGCCGCCGTCGTCGCGCCCGTCCGTCTCGACCTCGACCCGGCCACCGGGCGGATCACGCTGAGCAGCCGCAGGCACAGCGCCGACACCGCCGACCTGCGCGTGGCCTGGAGCGTCCAGGTCGACGGCGCGGTCACGGCGGACGGCCGGGTGCCCGTCCCCGTTGTCGCACCGGGGCGGCGGGCCGAGGTCGACGCCCCACCGGCCCTGCCGGCCGCGCTGCGCGAGGCGGGCGGCGGCGAGGTGTCGGTGACGCTCACCGCCGAGCTGGCCGAGGCGACCGCGTGGGCCCCGGCCGGGCACCGGGTCGCCGCCCACCAGGTGGACTGCACCGCCGCGCCACTGCGCGGCGGCGGGCCGCGACCGCCCGCGGTGCGGCCTCCGGGGCCTGCGCGGTCGGTGCGCCCGGCGCGCGAGGGCGACGTGATCGCCGTCGGCCCGGCCCGCGTGGACGCCGTCACCGGTCACCTGCTGCGCCTGGGTGAGCTGGAGGTGAGCGGAGCGTTCCCGGAGCTGTGGCGCGCCCCCACCGACAACGACCGGGGTACGGCCCCGCACGCCTACGAGGAGGCCGACCCGGCCCTGACCGACGGCGCCGGAACCGATGCGCCGTCGTCGGCCCAGAGGTGGCGCGAGCGGGGCCTGGACCGGCTGCTGCACCGCACCGAGTCGGTGCGGATCGACGGGCACCGGCTCGTGGTGCGCTCGCGCACCGGTGCCGCGGGCACCTCGCTGGGCGTGGACGTGACCGTGGCCTACACCTCCGACGGCGACGAGGTCTTCGTGCACGTGGACGCCGTGCCCACGCCGGGCTGGGACTGCACCTGGCCGCGGCTGGGCATCCGCCTGGACCTGCCCGGCGGGCTGCGCCGGGCCGAGTGGTTCGGCACCGGACCGCAGGAGTCCTACCCGGACTCCCGCCGAGCGGCGCTGGTGGGCACCTACGGCGCGCCGATCGACGAACTGGCCGTGGCCTACTCCCGGCCGCAGGAGTCCGGCCACCGTTCCCAGACCCGGTGGGTGCGGCTGACCGGGGCGGCGCCGGGCCTGGCGGCGCGGTCGGTGGGCGAATCGCGGGTCGGCTTCACGGCGAGCCGGCACACCGCCCAGGAGCTCGCCGCGGCGGCCCACGCACATGAGCTGCCGGAGAGTACGGGAGTGCACCTGTACCTCGACGCCGCGCAGCACGGGCTCGGTTCACGGGCCTGCGGCCTGGACGTGCTGCCCCGGCACGCGCTGTGGCCGGCGACCCGCTCCTTCGCCGTCGCGCTGAAGGCGCTGCCCGCGGACTGA